A DNA window from Bacteroides cellulosilyticus contains the following coding sequences:
- a CDS encoding DUF6055 domain-containing protein: protein MKKYILLLSLAIVWGLALKAQNVASVPMPAGKAIYIPKDLQDIDLQNPESKWSYHRMACTENFVIFWEKGFGNDLSNPPQLEGHNMQVDLPNLMDKLESFYRFFRDTLEFSRPGSKCDKYRMMVMLNYSLEGTAYGGDYDGEIGALWIAPNRVQDKKLNCIAHELGHSFQAQISCDGQGEAWGGCGFFEMTSQWMLWQVNPEWITDEKYHWEAFMKLTHKAYLHMENIYHSPYVLEYWGMKRGLPIIAELYRQGKRGEDPVITYKRLAALNQKQFCDEMFDTYRHFINWDFPRVWKETRPYTNKYTSQLIAQPDGWYGIAPENCPENYGFNAISLAVPQPGEKVKVDFCGEAGKEGYTAIHTDKAGWRYGFVAVTAEGESIYGEMGDNSGKSIIFTAPKNQTLTHLWLVVMGAPTEHWMNPAPGEKDAQWPYRIRVTGSNPL, encoded by the coding sequence ATGAAGAAGTATATCCTTTTATTAAGTCTTGCTATCGTTTGGGGATTAGCCTTGAAGGCGCAGAATGTGGCATCTGTTCCTATGCCTGCCGGCAAAGCCATCTACATTCCCAAAGACCTTCAGGACATAGACTTGCAAAACCCTGAAAGCAAATGGAGTTATCATCGTATGGCTTGTACGGAGAATTTTGTCATCTTCTGGGAGAAAGGGTTTGGGAATGACTTATCCAATCCGCCTCAGCTGGAAGGGCACAATATGCAGGTCGATTTACCGAATCTGATGGATAAGTTGGAGAGTTTTTACCGTTTCTTCCGTGATACACTGGAATTCTCACGTCCCGGTTCCAAGTGCGACAAGTATCGCATGATGGTGATGCTGAACTATTCCCTGGAAGGCACGGCATACGGTGGAGATTATGACGGAGAAATCGGCGCTTTGTGGATTGCTCCCAACCGTGTGCAAGATAAGAAACTGAACTGTATCGCCCATGAATTGGGACATAGTTTTCAGGCACAGATCAGTTGCGACGGGCAGGGTGAAGCCTGGGGAGGATGCGGTTTCTTTGAAATGACTTCGCAATGGATGCTGTGGCAGGTTAATCCCGAATGGATTACTGATGAAAAATATCATTGGGAGGCTTTCATGAAGTTGACTCACAAGGCTTATCTCCACATGGAGAACATTTATCATTCACCTTACGTCTTGGAATATTGGGGTATGAAACGGGGACTTCCCATTATAGCCGAACTTTACCGTCAGGGAAAGCGGGGAGAAGACCCGGTTATCACCTACAAACGTTTGGCTGCTTTGAATCAGAAACAATTCTGTGACGAGATGTTTGATACTTACCGCCACTTTATCAACTGGGATTTTCCGCGCGTCTGGAAAGAAACACGCCCGTATACCAATAAATATACTTCTCAGCTAATAGCTCAGCCGGATGGTTGGTATGGGATAGCACCGGAGAATTGTCCTGAAAATTATGGATTCAATGCTATTTCTTTGGCTGTTCCTCAACCGGGAGAGAAAGTGAAAGTGGACTTCTGCGGAGAAGCGGGAAAGGAAGGATATACTGCAATCCACACAGATAAGGCAGGTTGGCGTTATGGTTTTGTTGCCGTAACGGCAGAAGGTGAATCTATTTATGGGGAAATGGGCGATAATAGCGGGAAAAGTATTATTTTTACAGCTCCAAAAAATCAAACTCTGACCCACTTGTGGTTGGTTGTGATGGGAGCGCCGACGGAGCATTGGATGAATCCCGCTCCGGGAGAGAAAGATGCTCAATGGCCATATCGCATCAGGGTTACGGGAAGCAATCCTTTATAA
- a CDS encoding CotH kinase family protein, with the protein MIYQVAQLTINTENAAPIMGKDKKDYVNCNFIIDSEIEEWDYNGTGRIRGRGNSTWLWYPKKPYRIKLDKKSEILGLATEKDWVLLANYRDPTHMMNTFTFIAGEKLGLPYTNHSRYVEVTLNGEYIGLYQLTEQVEQGSSRVAVDDEQGMLISLDADDGPELNPNGEDNFWSTVYRMPICVKYPEDATATQLKGVQDDFARLEQSIHDSDYETTARLMNIASFIDYMIIQELVYNVEVDAPRSIYMHKDKNGLWTMGPLWDFDAGFDFDWGTMYTGHNYFTSYRELVLGTDPVNHTGGYRVPSFFTDLFKNKRFVSEYKARWMEIKGEIMSEFWEETRRFAVGCSGAMKRNAECWPIDKNYQTEITRMKQWLQQRTDYLDTVIKNYPSGTK; encoded by the coding sequence ATGATCTATCAAGTTGCTCAACTGACCATCAACACCGAAAACGCTGCCCCTATTATGGGGAAGGATAAAAAGGATTATGTAAACTGTAACTTCATCATTGACTCTGAAATAGAAGAATGGGATTATAACGGAACAGGACGTATTCGCGGACGTGGGAATTCTACCTGGCTTTGGTATCCGAAGAAACCTTATCGCATTAAGCTGGATAAGAAGTCGGAAATACTTGGACTGGCTACTGAAAAGGATTGGGTGCTTCTTGCCAATTACCGTGATCCGACCCACATGATGAATACCTTTACATTTATTGCAGGTGAGAAGTTAGGTTTGCCTTATACTAATCATTCTCGTTATGTGGAAGTAACATTGAACGGTGAGTACATCGGGCTCTATCAGTTGACAGAGCAGGTGGAACAAGGGAGTAGCCGCGTAGCGGTGGATGATGAACAGGGTATGCTGATTTCGCTGGATGCGGACGATGGACCGGAATTGAATCCGAACGGGGAAGACAACTTCTGGTCGACAGTTTACCGAATGCCCATTTGTGTGAAATATCCGGAAGACGCTACTGCCACACAACTGAAGGGGGTGCAGGATGACTTTGCCCGATTAGAACAGAGCATACATGACAGCGATTATGAAACAACCGCTCGGCTGATGAATATTGCTTCGTTTATAGATTATATGATAATACAGGAACTGGTGTACAATGTGGAAGTAGATGCTCCACGCAGCATCTATATGCATAAAGATAAAAACGGGCTTTGGACTATGGGGCCACTTTGGGATTTTGATGCAGGATTTGACTTTGACTGGGGAACCATGTATACCGGACATAACTATTTCACCAGCTATCGGGAACTTGTATTGGGCACTGATCCGGTCAATCATACCGGAGGCTATCGTGTTCCGTCTTTCTTTACGGATCTTTTCAAAAATAAGCGCTTTGTGAGCGAATACAAGGCACGTTGGATGGAAATAAAGGGTGAGATTATGTCGGAATTTTGGGAAGAAACACGTCGTTTTGCCGTAGGATGTTCCGGCGCAATGAAGCGTAATGCCGAATGCTGGCCTATTGATAAAAATTATCAGACGGAGATAACCCGGATGAAACAATGGCTTCAACAACGTACCGATTATTTAGATACTGTTATTAAAAACTATCCGTCAGGAACAAAATAA
- a CDS encoding DUF6055 domain-containing protein: MKSNIRHYFYFAAMLMVVSGTSFLTTACEDDDMSKRVADYDPRYKGSIAGMEADYAVEAEDKNLEINFKSDMDWTVAVVDAEGNACSWASVSPAEGKAGEELKLTVTMQENEDTANDRSATVTISTVKGQSQAIKLVQKYKVLYLKPDEIKDYAKYICPGAGNPHFEEGPEYMLRHDSYYSWHRMKQSEHFFVFWSPEFGEDPNAESVSAAMRVDIDDLLKKAELYFNTNVNILKMATLGEGKSMLDDYKMQIYLIYQDEWLATGSGYDDKIGALWVNPSTCQPVGSTIAHEIGHSFQYQVYADKVNKQGAPADLHHGFRYGFGPDGAGGCAFWEQCAQWQAQLDYPEEMFGYHLDVWKKNYHRHFNHEWMRYASYWLQHTWVEKHGIDAYGRIWRDSEYPEDPLQTYQRIYCGNNQNVLYADLYDYASRMVYYDLKFANNESKPVTVPDYVKGDYSTDLYKVGDLKYQVGYASCPGTTGFNVIKMKVPAAGTTVSTTVGAITPGSALAKGDKGEQVDGDGKVVAKTTAYNTSDNTSSDYRYGYVAIVNGKPTYSEMSKGAEGTASYIVPAGTNELYFVIMAAPDEYNRQYWNDKEEDDEQWPYTITLSGTDVESYNDVVEVVLDPNAKPKSVEMIINVRGTADASYEFAHYNIAYYDNAAICHAFCLMPEDFAAIQQHSSEGLAEGKICMRLKLPDGTYSYEDNCGGELGGFWCNAAGKPQGWGADARTYTKLHTIYDMEVGFMPGTITAGETYPQVVELVYTKDGKEYIATLKFNFIVE, encoded by the coding sequence ATGAAAAGCAATATACGACACTATTTCTACTTCGCAGCTATGTTGATGGTTGTTAGTGGAACATCGTTTCTCACTACTGCATGTGAAGATGACGATATGTCAAAACGTGTAGCTGATTATGATCCTCGATATAAAGGTTCTATTGCAGGTATGGAGGCCGATTATGCGGTTGAAGCCGAAGACAAGAACTTGGAAATAAACTTTAAGAGTGACATGGACTGGACGGTTGCCGTTGTGGATGCCGAAGGTAATGCCTGTTCATGGGCTAGTGTGTCACCTGCTGAAGGTAAAGCTGGTGAAGAGTTGAAGTTGACTGTGACCATGCAGGAGAACGAAGACACTGCCAATGACCGTTCTGCCACTGTTACAATCTCTACCGTAAAAGGTCAGTCGCAGGCTATTAAGTTGGTTCAAAAGTATAAGGTATTGTACCTGAAACCTGATGAAATTAAAGATTATGCCAAATACATTTGTCCCGGTGCCGGAAATCCTCACTTCGAGGAAGGTCCTGAGTATATGCTTCGTCATGACAGCTACTATTCATGGCATCGCATGAAGCAAAGTGAACACTTCTTTGTATTCTGGTCACCGGAGTTTGGAGAAGATCCAAATGCGGAAAGCGTTTCGGCTGCCATGCGCGTAGATATTGATGACCTTCTTAAGAAAGCGGAGTTATACTTCAATACCAATGTTAACATTCTTAAGATGGCGACTTTGGGTGAAGGTAAATCTATGCTTGACGATTATAAGATGCAGATTTATCTGATTTATCAGGATGAGTGGCTTGCCACTGGTTCTGGTTATGATGACAAAATAGGTGCCCTTTGGGTAAATCCATCTACTTGTCAGCCTGTAGGGTCTACCATAGCTCATGAAATCGGTCACTCATTCCAGTACCAAGTTTATGCTGATAAAGTGAACAAGCAGGGGGCTCCGGCTGATTTACATCATGGATTCCGTTATGGATTTGGCCCCGATGGTGCCGGAGGTTGTGCTTTCTGGGAACAGTGTGCGCAATGGCAAGCTCAACTTGACTATCCGGAAGAAATGTTCGGCTATCATCTTGATGTTTGGAAAAAGAATTATCATCGACACTTCAACCATGAATGGATGCGTTACGCCAGTTACTGGTTGCAGCATACTTGGGTAGAGAAACATGGAATTGATGCATATGGACGTATTTGGCGTGATTCGGAATATCCTGAAGATCCATTGCAAACTTACCAGCGTATATATTGCGGTAATAATCAGAATGTTCTTTATGCTGATCTTTATGACTATGCTTCACGTATGGTATACTATGACTTGAAGTTTGCCAATAATGAAAGTAAACCGGTGACTGTACCTGATTATGTGAAAGGTGATTATAGTACTGATTTATACAAGGTAGGCGACCTCAAATATCAGGTGGGTTATGCGAGTTGTCCCGGAACTACCGGTTTCAATGTTATTAAAATGAAAGTGCCTGCTGCCGGTACTACAGTTTCTACTACGGTTGGTGCTATCACTCCCGGAAGTGCTCTTGCCAAGGGAGATAAAGGCGAGCAGGTAGATGGAGATGGAAAAGTTGTGGCTAAAACCACGGCCTACAATACTTCGGATAATACTTCATCTGATTACCGTTATGGTTATGTAGCTATAGTAAATGGTAAACCGACCTATTCGGAAATGAGCAAAGGTGCCGAAGGTACGGCTTCATATATAGTACCTGCAGGCACCAATGAACTCTACTTCGTGATAATGGCTGCTCCCGATGAATACAATCGTCAGTATTGGAATGATAAGGAAGAAGATGACGAACAATGGCCTTATACTATTACTTTGAGTGGCACCGACGTGGAAAGTTATAATGATGTAGTTGAAGTGGTGCTTGATCCGAATGCTAAGCCTAAAAGCGTTGAGATGATTATTAATGTGCGCGGTACGGCTGATGCATCTTATGAATTTGCTCATTATAACATCGCTTACTACGATAATGCAGCTATTTGCCATGCTTTCTGCCTGATGCCGGAAGATTTTGCAGCCATCCAGCAACATAGTTCTGAGGGATTGGCCGAAGGAAAAATCTGTATGCGTCTGAAATTGCCTGATGGTACTTATAGTTATGAAGATAATTGTGGTGGTGAGTTAGGAGGATTCTGGTGTAATGCTGCTGGTAAACCGCAAGGATGGGGCGCAGATGCACGTACTTATACCAAACTTCACACGATCTACGATATGGAAGTCGGTTTTATGCCAGGTACGATTACTGCCGGAGAAACTTATCCTCAAGTGGTTGAACTTGTCTATACCAAGGATGGTAAAGAATACATTGCTACTCTTAAATTCAATTTTATTGTAGAATAA
- a CDS encoding DUF4859 domain-containing protein, producing MKKKLIYILMICGALFMTTACSEEYTDATSMHVYGPNENPPVKTDEKGTVTSTFDKKAGDPVPATISIEQYETIIQQQLGMTVDELMSAIESGKVVVCPINASRSVWNKAKANVEGKKYGWYVNKNGNVCEIDDVSLYGIIEFDAATKCFNFYPDGNAGGAASIEFGFALDGPNYNTAIRFVMAMTVFDKSFIIQDITIPAGDYNAYSLTFESVAENINYVFGMSSAELVAAVSDGAVKPYIMNLETNAYVWDGTSTANNGGYWCNANNEICTWGADGFSFFIEPWLEDDPACMAIGRAPGIASGTTMMVKFGLATPDKQKAMSFLLNATFE from the coding sequence ATGAAAAAGAAATTAATCTATATACTGATGATTTGTGGTGCGTTGTTTATGACAACCGCTTGCAGTGAAGAATATACAGATGCTACAAGTATGCATGTGTACGGTCCAAATGAGAATCCACCCGTGAAAACAGATGAAAAGGGAACTGTAACCAGTACCTTTGATAAAAAAGCTGGCGATCCTGTTCCTGCTACCATTAGTATCGAACAATATGAAACAATAATACAGCAACAGCTCGGCATGACAGTAGATGAACTGATGAGTGCTATTGAGAGCGGGAAAGTGGTTGTCTGTCCCATTAATGCCTCCCGTAGTGTATGGAACAAAGCAAAAGCCAATGTAGAAGGGAAGAAATATGGCTGGTATGTTAATAAAAACGGTAATGTATGTGAAATTGATGATGTATCCTTGTATGGCATCATTGAATTCGATGCCGCAACCAAATGCTTCAATTTTTATCCCGATGGAAATGCCGGTGGTGCAGCTTCGATAGAGTTTGGCTTTGCCCTTGATGGACCAAACTACAATACGGCTATTCGTTTCGTTATGGCTATGACTGTATTTGATAAGAGTTTCATCATTCAGGATATAACGATTCCTGCTGGTGACTATAATGCTTATTCGTTGACATTCGAGAGTGTAGCTGAAAATATCAATTATGTGTTTGGCATGTCTTCTGCCGAATTGGTTGCTGCTGTTTCTGATGGCGCAGTAAAACCTTATATAATGAACCTTGAAACTAATGCATATGTTTGGGACGGCACTTCTACTGCAAATAATGGTGGTTACTGGTGTAATGCAAATAACGAAATTTGCACTTGGGGAGCAGATGGCTTCTCTTTCTTCATCGAGCCTTGGTTAGAGGATGATCCGGCTTGCATGGCTATCGGACGTGCTCCGGGTATCGCATCGGGAACTACAATGATGGTTAAATTTGGTTTGGCTACTCCTGATAAACAAAAAGCGATGTCGTTCCTTTTGAACGCAACTTTCGAGTAA
- a CDS encoding RagB/SusD family nutrient uptake outer membrane protein, whose product MKYNTIFKKGAVGILFAGSILLGSCTDLSETLYSELPGDGSYEFTETEIAAQYGVIYDRLRDMYDGWEGYMDISQECGDLIMTPYRTYGGWGAQYVSLHKHEFHPTINHLYRPWYSCYQGINSCNQLLDDETISSNERATAELRTFRALFYYVLFDLHRNIPVTTTLKLPADYMPKQETPQFTFDFIVKEVEESKPLLTKEVEKGQLNYYGACMLLAKMYLNHDAWFPDAPDNKYYGLAIEQVNEVINDGAYTLAENYREPFSVAGSKENIFELMYSNKYAGHGTNHFCKWFPAICKDVFGVSFDPWNGSACVPQFFDTYDEDDTRKADTWKWGVQRDQQGNILYDNGKEVNLTPEVWAIEKPGAGDYQGARLWLYEIQPGNIGTSDDNVPFFRLTDAYFIKAECLLRLGGYNGETEQDAADIVTMIRRRAFKNNPEKAVRTVAQLKGGSVYDYGLRETQGTLDDDKNLTNVEVITTHEGGDDIILGGLLDELAWEFVYEHHRRQDLIRFKMTNGCNVFNGKSWFGKSANTNPNDHHLDIFPILQDNLDANPNLVQNPGYTTAK is encoded by the coding sequence ATGAAATATAATACGATATTTAAGAAAGGTGCTGTCGGTATATTATTTGCCGGTTCAATTCTGTTAGGCAGTTGCACCGATTTGAGTGAAACCTTATATAGTGAACTTCCTGGTGATGGTAGCTACGAATTTACTGAAACCGAGATTGCGGCTCAATATGGTGTAATTTACGACCGTTTACGCGATATGTACGATGGCTGGGAAGGTTATATGGATATTAGCCAAGAGTGTGGTGACTTGATTATGACCCCTTACCGTACTTATGGAGGATGGGGTGCACAATATGTTTCATTGCACAAGCATGAATTCCATCCTACTATTAATCATCTTTATCGCCCTTGGTACTCTTGTTATCAAGGTATAAACTCTTGCAATCAGTTGCTTGACGATGAAACCATCAGCAGTAACGAAAGAGCAACAGCCGAGTTGCGCACTTTCCGTGCGCTGTTCTATTATGTATTGTTCGATTTGCATCGCAATATTCCTGTAACTACTACTTTGAAACTGCCGGCCGACTATATGCCGAAACAGGAGACTCCGCAGTTTACTTTCGATTTCATAGTGAAAGAAGTAGAAGAGTCGAAACCATTGCTTACTAAAGAAGTGGAAAAAGGACAGCTGAATTACTATGGTGCCTGTATGCTACTGGCAAAGATGTATCTGAACCATGATGCTTGGTTCCCCGATGCTCCTGATAATAAATACTATGGTTTGGCTATCGAACAGGTGAATGAAGTCATCAATGATGGTGCCTATACATTGGCCGAGAATTATCGTGAGCCTTTCTCCGTAGCCGGGAGCAAGGAAAATATATTCGAACTGATGTATAGCAATAAATATGCTGGTCATGGTACGAACCACTTCTGCAAATGGTTTCCCGCCATCTGCAAGGATGTATTTGGCGTTTCGTTCGACCCTTGGAATGGAAGTGCTTGCGTACCGCAGTTTTTTGATACTTATGATGAAGATGACACCCGTAAGGCTGATACTTGGAAATGGGGCGTTCAGCGTGACCAACAAGGAAATATACTCTATGATAACGGAAAAGAGGTGAATCTTACTCCCGAAGTATGGGCTATTGAAAAGCCAGGTGCAGGTGACTATCAGGGTGCTCGTTTATGGCTCTATGAGATTCAACCGGGTAACATTGGTACCAGTGATGACAATGTACCTTTCTTTCGTTTGACAGACGCCTACTTTATTAAGGCTGAATGTTTGCTCCGTCTGGGCGGATATAATGGTGAGACAGAGCAGGATGCTGCGGATATTGTAACGATGATTCGTCGTCGTGCATTCAAAAACAACCCTGAAAAAGCAGTCCGTACTGTTGCCCAACTGAAAGGAGGCAGCGTATACGATTATGGATTGCGCGAAACGCAAGGTACGCTTGATGATGACAAGAACCTTACCAATGTTGAAGTTATTACTACTCACGAAGGTGGTGATGATATCATTCTTGGTGGTTTGCTTGATGAATTGGCTTGGGAGTTTGTGTATGAACACCACCGTCGTCAAGACCTTATTCGCTTCAAGATGACTAATGGATGCAATGTTTTCAATGGTAAGTCATGGTTCGGCAAGAGTGCTAACACTAATCCGAATGATCACCATCTTGACATCTTCCCCATCCTGCAGGATAATCTGGATGCCAATCCTAACTTAGTTCAGAACCCTGGTTATACAACCGCAAAATAA
- a CDS encoding SusC/RagA family TonB-linked outer membrane protein has product MKTHENRALFSKAVLRATACLFLAAGVGISPTATFAETVGAMDIEAVQQQVVTVTGVVKDKSGEPIIGANILEKGTTNGVITNVDGQYTLKVKGANSVLSVSYIGYKAQEITVGNKRKIDITLADDTELLDEVVVIGYGTQKKGDVTSAIASVKAEDFLVGNFNNAGDLLKGKVAGLTIAKPSGDPNVGTEISLRGIVSVSGNASPLVLIDGVPGSMSTVPTENIASIDVLKDASAAAIYGTRGAGGVILITTKTGMREQKATATYSGYVSFSNWVKKADFMTPDDIRAGKTQYNDEGYDTDWLDAVSRTGVTHNHSFSITGGSSTTSYYGNVTYRNQQGVMKKSGNEDLSVSFDVSHWMFNNMLKVNLNIVQDNYKYLDKYDAYGVNSLTQIYRQAVIRNPTSPIWNEDGTYNERSLLQYYNPVSLQNESTGETKEINTRITGNVTFEPIKGWQTNLMLASHRSTGKTGSYNTKYHTTTAIGNLTGEASLSDNYDRTDYLELTSKYHATFAGKHRFEGMVGYSWSRNTYESAGMWNANFPTDYFGYNNMGAGEYLTDGKASMSSSKTESTLIGTFARISYGFDNRYNILASVRYEGSSKFGANHKWGAFPSVSLGWNIMNESFLESTRNWLNNLKLRAGYGVTGVIPAYSYQSIVRYSYSGGNYYRDGKWAKGLKALSNANPDLKWEIAKELNVGLDWGVLNDRLGGSVDFYVKNTSDMLFDYAVPSPPNLYTSTLANVGKMRNSGIEIMVRAIPIQTKDFEWNTALTMQHNANKLVSLSNDLYQTENILWQQGVGDPVSQYTHKVEVGKSFGEIWSLKAVGVSEKTGLFLIENPETGQAAEFYQEMRNDRDNWYQRMGNGIPKISMGWNNTFRYQNFDLTMQFTGQFGYKIINQQRVFYENNAHAYNKLKSAADAIGGIRPLSAQQSQVVTSYYIEDGDYLKLTNMTLGYTYDFKKSTYVKSIRFYGSIDNLFTITKYKGSDPELGSNNFWTAGVDSRDKYPTVRSFTVGLNVTF; this is encoded by the coding sequence ATGAAAACACATGAAAATCGAGCCTTGTTCAGCAAAGCTGTTCTAAGGGCTACGGCCTGTCTTTTCCTTGCAGCGGGTGTCGGCATCAGTCCGACAGCAACGTTTGCGGAAACAGTGGGAGCAATGGACATCGAGGCTGTACAACAGCAGGTGGTAACAGTCACGGGTGTAGTAAAAGATAAGAGTGGCGAGCCTATTATTGGTGCCAACATTCTTGAGAAAGGAACCACTAACGGTGTGATAACCAATGTAGACGGCCAATACACACTAAAGGTGAAAGGTGCCAATTCAGTATTATCTGTTTCTTATATAGGCTATAAGGCACAGGAAATAACGGTAGGAAACAAGAGAAAAATAGATATTACTCTTGCCGATGATACGGAGTTGTTGGATGAAGTGGTGGTTATCGGTTATGGTACGCAGAAGAAGGGTGATGTGACGAGTGCCATTGCCAGTGTGAAAGCTGAAGACTTCTTGGTAGGTAATTTTAATAATGCGGGTGATTTACTGAAGGGTAAAGTGGCCGGTTTGACCATTGCTAAACCTTCGGGTGACCCTAATGTAGGCACTGAAATCAGTCTTCGTGGTATTGTCTCTGTATCGGGTAACGCTTCTCCATTAGTACTGATTGACGGAGTTCCTGGTAGCATGAGTACTGTTCCTACTGAGAACATAGCCTCTATTGATGTACTGAAAGATGCTTCTGCTGCCGCTATTTATGGAACGCGAGGTGCAGGTGGAGTTATTCTTATCACTACCAAAACCGGCATGCGCGAACAGAAAGCAACTGCCACTTATTCTGGTTACGTCTCATTTTCTAATTGGGTCAAGAAAGCAGATTTCATGACTCCTGATGACATTCGTGCAGGAAAAACACAATATAATGACGAAGGGTATGACACTGACTGGCTCGATGCGGTGAGTCGTACTGGTGTGACACATAATCATAGCTTTTCTATCACAGGCGGTTCTTCTACTACCTCTTATTATGGTAATGTAACTTATCGCAATCAGCAGGGGGTAATGAAGAAGTCTGGTAACGAAGACTTGAGTGTGTCGTTTGATGTGAGTCATTGGATGTTCAACAATATGTTGAAGGTAAACCTAAACATTGTGCAAGACAATTATAAGTATTTGGATAAGTATGATGCTTATGGAGTAAATAGCCTTACGCAAATTTATAGACAAGCTGTAATTCGAAATCCGACTTCTCCAATTTGGAATGAAGACGGTACTTACAACGAACGTTCACTGTTACAATACTACAATCCTGTTTCGTTGCAGAATGAAAGTACAGGTGAAACAAAGGAAATAAATACTCGAATTACCGGAAATGTAACTTTTGAACCGATTAAAGGATGGCAAACTAACTTAATGTTGGCCAGTCACCGTTCAACAGGTAAAACCGGTTCATACAACACTAAGTATCATACTACTACTGCGATTGGTAACCTGACTGGCGAGGCAAGTCTAAGTGATAATTATGATCGTACAGATTACTTGGAATTGACTTCTAAATATCACGCTACATTTGCAGGAAAGCACCGTTTTGAAGGTATGGTAGGTTACAGCTGGTCAAGAAATACTTATGAGAGTGCTGGTATGTGGAATGCCAATTTCCCGACAGATTACTTTGGTTACAACAATATGGGTGCCGGTGAATATCTTACTGATGGTAAGGCTTCAATGAGTAGCTCAAAGACAGAATCGACTTTGATTGGTACATTTGCCCGTATCAGCTATGGTTTTGATAATCGTTATAACATTTTGGCTTCTGTTCGTTACGAGGGTTCTTCCAAGTTTGGTGCCAACCATAAATGGGGCGCTTTCCCTTCTGTTTCCTTGGGTTGGAATATCATGAATGAGAGTTTTCTGGAATCGACTCGTAACTGGTTGAACAATTTAAAACTTCGTGCCGGTTATGGTGTGACTGGTGTAATTCCGGCTTATTCTTACCAATCTATTGTTCGCTATAGTTACTCCGGTGGTAATTATTACCGTGATGGGAAATGGGCTAAAGGATTGAAAGCATTATCAAATGCCAATCCTGATTTGAAATGGGAGATTGCCAAAGAACTCAATGTAGGTCTGGACTGGGGCGTATTGAATGACCGTTTGGGTGGTTCCGTAGACTTCTATGTAAAGAATACCTCGGATATGCTTTTTGATTATGCCGTACCCAGTCCCCCTAATTTGTATACTTCTACCCTGGCCAATGTAGGTAAGATGCGCAATTCCGGTATCGAAATTATGGTTCGTGCCATTCCTATTCAAACCAAAGATTTTGAATGGAATACTGCACTAACAATGCAACATAATGCCAATAAGTTGGTAAGCCTTTCCAATGACCTTTATCAGACTGAGAATATTCTTTGGCAGCAAGGTGTAGGTGACCCTGTGAGCCAGTATACCCACAAAGTGGAGGTAGGCAAGAGCTTTGGCGAAATCTGGTCACTGAAAGCAGTTGGTGTATCAGAAAAGACAGGTCTGTTCTTGATAGAAAACCCGGAAACTGGCCAGGCTGCCGAATTTTATCAGGAAATGCGTAACGACCGCGACAACTGGTACCAACGTATGGGTAATGGCATTCCCAAAATCTCTATGGGATGGAATAATACATTCCGCTATCAGAATTTTGATTTGACTATGCAGTTTACCGGTCAGTTTGGCTATAAGATTATCAACCAGCAGCGTGTGTTTTATGAAAACAACGCCCATGCTTACAATAAGTTGAAATCGGCAGCCGATGCAATTGGCGGTATTCGCCCACTCTCTGCACAGCAGTCACAAGTAGTAACCAGTTATTACATTGAAGATGGTGATTACTTGAAACTGACCAATATGACTTTGGGCTATACTTATGACTTTAAGAAAAGTACTTATGTAAAAAGCATACGCTTCTATGGTAGTATAGATAATCTTTTTACAATCACTAAGTACAAGGGATCTGATCCGGAACTCGGCAGCAACAACTTTTGGACTGCTGGTGTAGACAGTCGTGATAAATATCCCACTGTACGTTCATTCACTGTAGGTTTGAACGTAACTTTCTAA